A genomic window from Flintibacter sp. KGMB00164 includes:
- a CDS encoding NAD(+) synthase, with product MRDGFIKVAAGTPKIRVADCRYNAEQIFTLMREADKQGVKVLCLPELCLTGYTCGDLFLHDTLLKGAEEGLQTILEATRNLELVAAVGLPVRAQYDNKLYNCAALIQKGEILHLVPKIHIPNYGEFYEARWFASGAGVDTTVTLCGQQVCMSTNETFACQEMPNLILGVEICEDLWAPEPPSAGLARSGATIILNLSASNETVGKAAYRRQLVTGQSGRQVCGYVYADAGEGESTTDLVFAGHNMIAENGALLAERRFANGLTISEIDVDRLAYERRRMTSFTPDPDKEYWRGEFSLTLEETRLTRFVSPSPFVPQDEGDRAERCNEILCIAALGLKKRLEHTHAKTAVVGLSGGLDSTLAVLITAVAMQMLDRPASDIIAVTMPCFGTTDRTKSNAVLLAERLGCTLRTIDIGNAVKVHFKDIGQSMEDHSVTFENGQARERTQVLMDIANQTGGLVIGTGDLSELALGWCTYNGDHMSNYAVNAGIPKTLVRHLVSFISDDKAQEDRQLSDVLSDILDTPVSPELLPAIEGKISQKTEDLVGPYELHDFFLYHILRWGFSPKKVFRLALYALGSQYDRATILKWLKNFYRRFFSQQFKRSCLSDGPKVGSVALSPRGDWRMPSDAVASLWLDELEGLE from the coding sequence ATGCGAGATGGATTTATCAAGGTAGCTGCCGGTACGCCGAAAATTCGGGTGGCCGACTGCCGCTATAACGCAGAGCAGATATTTACTCTGATGCGGGAGGCGGATAAGCAGGGGGTCAAGGTGCTGTGCCTGCCTGAGCTGTGTCTCACTGGATATACCTGCGGCGATCTGTTTTTGCACGACACGCTGCTGAAAGGTGCGGAAGAGGGACTCCAGACGATCCTGGAGGCCACCCGCAATCTGGAACTGGTGGCCGCAGTGGGTTTGCCGGTGCGGGCTCAGTATGACAACAAGCTGTATAACTGTGCTGCTCTGATCCAGAAGGGTGAGATTTTGCACCTGGTGCCCAAGATCCACATTCCCAACTATGGAGAGTTCTACGAGGCCCGGTGGTTTGCCAGCGGCGCTGGGGTAGACACCACAGTGACTCTGTGCGGCCAGCAGGTGTGTATGAGCACCAATGAGACTTTTGCCTGCCAGGAGATGCCCAACCTCATTCTGGGTGTGGAGATCTGCGAGGACCTGTGGGCTCCCGAGCCCCCCTCCGCCGGTCTGGCCCGCAGCGGAGCCACCATTATCCTGAACCTGTCCGCCTCCAACGAGACGGTGGGCAAAGCGGCCTACCGCCGCCAGCTGGTCACCGGCCAGAGCGGGCGTCAGGTGTGCGGCTATGTGTATGCCGACGCGGGTGAGGGCGAGTCTACCACCGACTTGGTCTTTGCCGGCCACAACATGATCGCGGAGAACGGCGCTTTGCTGGCTGAGCGGCGCTTTGCCAACGGTCTGACCATCAGCGAGATCGACGTGGACCGGCTAGCCTATGAACGGCGGCGGATGACATCCTTTACCCCCGACCCGGACAAGGAATATTGGCGCGGCGAGTTCTCCCTCACCCTGGAGGAGACCCGACTGACCCGCTTTGTCTCCCCCAGCCCCTTTGTGCCCCAGGACGAGGGCGACCGGGCCGAGCGCTGCAACGAGATTTTGTGCATTGCCGCTCTGGGCCTGAAAAAGCGGCTGGAGCACACCCACGCTAAGACGGCGGTGGTGGGCCTGTCCGGCGGCCTGGACTCCACCCTGGCGGTGCTGATTACTGCCGTGGCTATGCAGATGCTGGATCGTCCGGCCAGCGACATCATTGCCGTTACCATGCCCTGCTTCGGCACCACTGACCGCACCAAATCCAACGCGGTCTTGCTGGCCGAGCGGCTGGGCTGCACCCTGCGTACCATCGACATCGGCAACGCGGTGAAGGTCCACTTTAAGGATATTGGCCAGAGCATGGAGGACCACAGCGTCACCTTTGAGAATGGTCAGGCCCGGGAGCGTACCCAGGTGCTTATGGACATCGCCAACCAGACCGGTGGTTTGGTCATTGGAACCGGCGACCTCAGTGAGCTGGCTCTGGGCTGGTGTACCTACAACGGCGACCATATGAGCAACTACGCCGTTAATGCGGGTATTCCCAAGACTCTGGTGCGTCATTTGGTGTCCTTTATCTCCGACGACAAGGCCCAGGAGGACCGCCAGCTGTCCGATGTGCTCAGCGACATTCTGGATACCCCGGTCTCTCCTGAGCTGCTGCCCGCCATCGAGGGCAAGATCAGCCAGAAAACGGAGGATCTGGTAGGCCCCTATGAGCTGCACGACTTCTTCCTCTATCACATTCTCCGCTGGGGCTTCTCGCCCAAGAAGGTGTTCCGGCTGGCCCTGTATGCTCTGGGAAGCCAGTACGACCGGGCGACCATCCTGAAGTGGCTCAAGAATTTCTACCGCCGCTTCTTCTCCCAGCAGTTCAAGCGCTCCTGCCTCAGCGACGGACCTAAGGTGGGCTCTGTGGCCCTCAGTCCCCGTGGCGACTGGAGAATGCCTTCCGATGCAGTGGCCTCTTTGTGGCTGGATGAGCTGGAGGGGCTGGAATAA
- a CDS encoding permease prefix domain 1-containing protein codes for MKPWVEHFVHACVAEIPDLVYGRRLSRELADHLESLASDLERQGLSSDEARQRALEHMGDPGALSTVYLEQWRQRMNTPRHRIPRVLFLISFLCYAAAMLGFGVLYIINTHNFGKPHPGYWGIVSVLLALVLVTAPVIAGLPRSWNLIKYSCWIYAAMQVLPILCWMALGGPFEVSEIMVSGAAGTLSHSVLAVWSVMNGYQLGCYQKAFSNRFSILGHC; via the coding sequence ATGAAGCCTTGGGTGGAACACTTTGTTCACGCGTGTGTTGCAGAGATTCCAGACCTTGTGTATGGACGGCGTCTGAGCAGAGAATTGGCCGACCATTTAGAATCACTGGCTTCTGATCTGGAGAGGCAAGGTTTGTCTTCCGATGAGGCACGCCAACGGGCTCTGGAGCATATGGGAGATCCCGGCGCACTTTCCACGGTCTACCTGGAGCAGTGGAGGCAGCGGATGAACACACCCAGGCACAGAATTCCGCGGGTTTTGTTCCTGATATCTTTCCTTTGTTACGCAGCTGCCATGCTGGGGTTTGGCGTACTCTACATAATCAATACACACAATTTCGGAAAGCCGCATCCGGGATACTGGGGGATCGTATCCGTATTGCTGGCATTGGTGCTTGTAACAGCTCCGGTCATTGCCGGTCTGCCCCGTAGCTGGAATCTGATCAAATACAGCTGCTGGATCTATGCGGCCATGCAGGTACTGCCGATCCTGTGCTGGATGGCGCTGGGTGGACCCTTTGAAGTTTCAGAAATAATGGTATCCGGTGCTGCCGGGACGTTGTCTCACAGTGTGCTGGCGGTATGGAGCGTGATGAACGGATATCAGCTGGGGTGCTATCAAAAGGCGTTTTCCAACCGATTTTCTATCCTGGGACACTGCTGA
- the pyrB gene encoding aspartate carbamoyltransferase: MRNLIDFGDMSREEWEQLYARASQIIDAPEKFIDVCRGKVSCNLFYEPSTRTNFSFQTAMLRLGGSVFGFADPNSSSVAKGETLKDTIKMVSNYADVVVMRTPWEGSAKAASLYSAVPVVNAGDGGHMHPTQTMADLTTITRLRGKVDGLCIGLCGDLKNGRTVHSLIKAMAKFNDIKFFLISPRELAVPEYMRVFMREHNMWYTEVTGLEPVIPQLDVLYMTRIQKERFVDPLEYERNKGIYILTRRKLERAKPDMLVMHPLPRVDEITLDVDDDPRAVYFQQARFGMFARMALLEHLALQPRNDHPAPVEIGTKPICHNPRCITQTETYLPPLIKKIGGVDCCGFCDAAL; this comes from the coding sequence ATGCGAAATCTGATCGACTTTGGTGATATGTCCCGGGAGGAATGGGAACAGCTCTATGCCCGGGCCAGCCAGATCATTGATGCACCGGAGAAATTTATTGACGTTTGTCGTGGCAAAGTATCCTGCAATCTGTTTTATGAACCCTCCACCCGCACCAACTTCTCCTTCCAAACCGCCATGCTGCGGCTGGGTGGATCGGTGTTCGGCTTTGCAGACCCCAATTCTTCCTCCGTGGCCAAGGGCGAGACCCTGAAAGACACCATAAAAATGGTATCCAACTATGCTGATGTTGTGGTCATGCGTACTCCCTGGGAGGGTTCGGCCAAGGCGGCTTCCCTTTATTCCGCGGTACCCGTGGTCAATGCCGGTGACGGCGGTCACATGCACCCCACCCAGACCATGGCAGACCTCACCACCATCACCCGCCTGCGCGGCAAGGTGGACGGGCTGTGCATCGGCCTGTGCGGCGACCTGAAGAACGGCCGCACCGTCCACTCCCTCATCAAGGCCATGGCCAAGTTCAACGACATCAAGTTCTTCCTCATCTCTCCCCGGGAGCTGGCAGTTCCTGAGTACATGCGTGTATTTATGCGGGAGCATAACATGTGGTACACCGAGGTCACCGGTTTGGAGCCCGTCATCCCTCAGCTGGACGTGCTGTACATGACCCGCATCCAGAAAGAGCGCTTTGTGGACCCCCTGGAGTATGAGCGCAACAAGGGCATCTACATCCTCACCCGCCGCAAGCTGGAGCGAGCCAAGCCCGACATGCTGGTCATGCATCCCCTGCCCCGAGTAGATGAGATCACTCTGGATGTGGATGACGATCCCCGCGCGGTTTATTTCCAGCAAGCCCGGTTTGGTATGTTTGCCCGCATGGCTCTGCTGGAGCACCTGGCCCTTCAGCCCCGGAACGACCACCCCGCTCCGGTGGAGATCGGCACCAAGCCCATCTGCCACAATCCCCGCTGCATTACCCAGACGGAAACCTATCTGCCCCCCCTGATCAAAAAGATCGGCGGCGTGGATTGCTGCGGCTTCTGTGACGCAGCCCTTTGA
- a CDS encoding Ig-like domain-containing protein: MAAKKAPPRRNTDVIRCEKCGEEYSVTYKRCPFCDERPGRTSYAGGGKRASGSGPNPLQVGGLIVTLVLIIAAAAIVFKYVSPLLFGGKTVDSSVSTSQTDGQSSVGSGDNSQTQVTVNSLTLSRTEAALRSGESYQIIATTDPENVKVTWSSSNTDIATVDEYGNVTNVYTGTDTATVTITAAAGDKTAQCAVECTGDGTGTGVTTDPGTTTPSNGQSLAPNTEAVITGATGGLNIRSGPGTNYETKASTEDGATVTVLEDAGNGWTKIKYATGGGNFDEGYVMTSYLQAK; encoded by the coding sequence ATGGCTGCGAAAAAAGCACCCCCCCGTCGGAACACAGATGTGATCCGATGTGAAAAATGTGGCGAAGAGTATTCCGTCACCTATAAACGTTGTCCCTTCTGTGATGAGCGTCCCGGCCGAACTTCTTATGCCGGCGGCGGAAAGCGGGCCAGCGGCAGCGGCCCTAACCCGCTCCAGGTAGGCGGTCTGATCGTGACTCTGGTCTTGATCATTGCCGCAGCGGCGATTGTATTTAAATATGTCTCTCCCCTCCTGTTTGGAGGCAAGACCGTAGATTCCTCTGTGTCCACCAGTCAGACGGATGGTCAGTCCAGCGTGGGCAGCGGGGATAACTCCCAGACCCAGGTAACGGTCAACAGCCTGACCCTCAGCCGCACAGAGGCTGCCCTGCGCTCTGGAGAATCTTATCAGATCATTGCTACCACCGATCCGGAGAACGTGAAGGTGACCTGGAGCAGCAGCAACACAGACATTGCCACCGTGGATGAGTATGGCAATGTGACCAACGTGTATACCGGCACCGATACGGCCACAGTTACCATTACTGCTGCGGCAGGGGACAAGACCGCCCAGTGTGCTGTGGAGTGTACCGGCGACGGCACCGGAACCGGTGTTACCACCGATCCCGGCACCACGACGCCTTCCAACGGTCAGTCCCTGGCCCCCAATACCGAGGCGGTTATCACCGGTGCCACCGGCGGCCTGAACATCCGCTCCGGCCCGGGTACGAACTATGAAACCAAGGCCAGCACGGAAGACGGTGCTACGGTTACCGTTCTGGAGGATGCGGGCAACGGCTGGACTAAGATCAAGTATGCCACCGGCGGCGGTAACTTCGACGAGGGCTATGTGATGACCAGTTACCTGCAGGCAAAGTAA
- a CDS encoding chromate transporter gives MNIYLDLFLTFAKIGVCTFGGGYAMLPILQREVVEKKGWATEEELTDYFAIGQCTPGIIAVNTATFIGHKYKGVLGGILATLGVVFPSLIIITIIAAFLKNFAEYPVVAHALAGINAAVVALIAVSVFKLGKSTLKGKIAPWIFVGVLLLAQGGGALSDALALTGVAASIVSTITSPAVLVVLSGVLGWFLFYPRKEGKGGEKA, from the coding sequence TTGAATATCTATCTGGATCTGTTTTTAACCTTTGCGAAAATCGGTGTCTGTACCTTTGGCGGCGGCTATGCCATGCTGCCCATCCTCCAGCGGGAGGTGGTGGAAAAAAAGGGCTGGGCCACGGAAGAGGAGCTCACCGACTATTTTGCCATCGGCCAGTGTACCCCGGGCATTATCGCGGTGAATACCGCGACCTTCATTGGCCACAAGTATAAAGGCGTTTTGGGGGGGATTTTGGCAACCCTGGGTGTGGTATTTCCATCCCTTATCATCATTACCATCATTGCCGCATTCCTGAAAAACTTTGCAGAGTATCCGGTGGTAGCTCATGCTCTGGCAGGAATCAACGCTGCGGTGGTCGCTCTGATTGCTGTGAGTGTGTTCAAGCTTGGCAAGAGTACCTTGAAAGGGAAAATCGCACCGTGGATTTTCGTTGGAGTGCTGCTGCTGGCTCAGGGCGGTGGAGCGCTCAGTGATGCCCTGGCTCTGACCGGCGTGGCGGCAAGCATTGTCTCCACCATCACCTCCCCGGCGGTACTGGTCGTACTTTCCGGCGTGCTGGGCTGGTTTCTCTTCTACCCACGCAAAGAAGGCAAGGGAGGTGAGAAGGCATGA
- the ychF gene encoding redox-regulated ATPase YchF has product MKLGIVGLPNVGKSTLFNAITNAGAESANYPFCTIDPNVGMVAVPDYRLDKLSEMYHPKKTTPAVIEFVDIAGLVKGASRGEGLGNKFLANIRMTDAIVHVVRCFDDENVIHVEGSTDPIRDMDTIDLELILADAEMVDRRIDKAQKAAKGDKKFLHEVEVFSGLKEWLNDGKSARSYLSEVSEDDAALIGTSELLSLKPVIYAANLDEDGFADPQAVPYYKQVEERAQSEGAQVIPVCAKLEAEIAELDADEKAMFLEELGVKESGLDRLVKASYTLLGLISYLTSGEDECRAWTITKGTKAPQAAGKIHSDFERGFIRAEVVSYEDLMACGTMAAAREKGLIRSEGKEYVVQDGDIILFRFNV; this is encoded by the coding sequence GTGAAATTAGGTATTGTGGGTCTGCCCAACGTGGGCAAGAGCACCCTGTTCAACGCCATCACCAACGCCGGCGCCGAGAGCGCCAACTACCCCTTCTGCACCATCGACCCCAACGTGGGCATGGTGGCTGTGCCCGACTACCGTCTGGACAAGCTGAGCGAGATGTACCACCCCAAAAAGACCACCCCGGCTGTCATTGAGTTCGTGGACATCGCCGGTCTGGTCAAGGGTGCCAGCCGGGGCGAGGGCCTGGGCAACAAATTCCTGGCCAACATCCGCATGACCGACGCCATCGTCCATGTGGTGCGCTGCTTTGACGACGAGAACGTCATCCACGTGGAGGGCTCCACCGATCCCATCCGGGATATGGATACCATCGACCTGGAGCTGATCCTGGCCGACGCCGAGATGGTGGACCGACGCATCGACAAGGCCCAGAAGGCCGCCAAGGGCGACAAGAAGTTCCTCCACGAGGTGGAGGTCTTCTCCGGTCTGAAGGAGTGGCTCAACGACGGAAAGTCCGCCCGCAGCTACCTCTCCGAGGTCAGCGAGGATGATGCCGCCCTCATCGGCACCAGCGAATTGCTCTCTCTCAAGCCCGTCATCTATGCCGCCAACCTGGACGAGGATGGCTTTGCCGATCCCCAGGCTGTCCCCTACTACAAGCAGGTGGAGGAGCGCGCTCAGTCTGAGGGTGCTCAGGTTATTCCTGTGTGCGCCAAGCTGGAGGCTGAGATCGCTGAGCTGGATGCGGATGAGAAGGCCATGTTCCTGGAGGAACTGGGCGTGAAGGAGTCCGGTCTGGACCGGCTGGTAAAGGCCAGCTATACCCTGCTGGGTCTCATCTCCTATCTCACCAGCGGTGAGGACGAGTGCCGTGCCTGGACCATCACTAAGGGCACCAAGGCTCCCCAGGCTGCCGGTAAGATCCACTCCGACTTTGAGCGGGGCTTCATTCGCGCTGAGGTCGTCTCCTACGAGGACCTGATGGCCTGCGGCACGATGGCAGCTGCCCGTGAGAAGGGCCTGATCCGCTCCGAAGGCAAGGAATATGTCGTCCAGGACGGCGACATCATCCTGTTCCGGTTCAACGTGTAA
- a CDS encoding permease prefix domain 1-containing protein — MKNFVSQCVASITDPTYRRRLEGELADHLEELAANLEESGLRPDEARERALEEMGDPKELREAYRQAWLRHSQSLRSVLQTMTAGWCWMAGGYVLTMFLLGLAGFRYDSGAYPIQGHPGRLFMYGGLLFLIPFFTGALRLSRGFPPGRHRVKLVTAGLLAGWLAEKGAVMVLSSWIYGIPLWRCSELLERVHGGGDPTAPWFTPVYILGTLAGSLLLGILFGQKKTAVEVPRL, encoded by the coding sequence ATGAAAAACTTTGTTTCACAGTGTGTCGCCTCCATCACGGATCCCACCTACCGCAGACGGCTGGAAGGAGAGCTTGCCGATCACTTGGAGGAGTTGGCGGCAAACTTGGAGGAAAGCGGCCTGAGGCCGGATGAGGCCCGGGAACGTGCGCTGGAAGAGATGGGGGACCCAAAAGAGCTGAGAGAAGCGTATCGGCAGGCATGGCTTCGTCACAGTCAGTCCCTGCGCAGTGTCCTTCAGACCATGACGGCAGGGTGGTGCTGGATGGCGGGCGGCTATGTCCTTACCATGTTCCTGCTGGGACTGGCAGGCTTCCGCTATGACAGCGGAGCATATCCCATTCAGGGCCATCCAGGTAGGCTTTTCATGTACGGAGGGCTGCTGTTTCTGATCCCCTTTTTCACCGGGGCACTGAGACTGAGCCGGGGATTCCCGCCGGGCCGGCACAGAGTAAAGCTGGTGACGGCGGGGCTGCTGGCAGGCTGGCTGGCGGAGAAGGGAGCCGTGATGGTGCTGAGCAGTTGGATCTACGGTATCCCGCTTTGGAGATGTTCAGAACTGCTGGAACGCGTCCACGGAGGCGGAGACCCAACCGCTCCTTGGTTTACTCCGGTTTACATCCTGGGCACACTGGCAGGGAGCCTGCTGCTGGGAATCCTGTTTGGGCAGAAAAAAACAGCCGTGGAAGTTCCACGGCTGTAG
- a CDS encoding PadR family transcriptional regulator, translating into MKLDKQLAKGSHELILLKLLSRQDMYGYQLIQQMALLSEDVFCMSQGSLYPFLHALEDKGLITSYTQMENGRERRFYHLTHAGQGALREKEDQWGIYTRAMARILGGVQE; encoded by the coding sequence ATGAAGTTGGATAAGCAGCTGGCCAAAGGAAGCCATGAGCTGATCCTCCTGAAATTGCTCAGCCGTCAAGACATGTATGGGTATCAACTGATTCAACAGATGGCGCTTTTGTCGGAGGACGTATTCTGCATGAGTCAGGGAAGCTTATATCCGTTCCTCCATGCCCTGGAGGATAAGGGGCTGATCACCTCCTATACCCAGATGGAGAACGGAAGGGAGCGCCGTTTTTACCATTTGACCCATGCCGGCCAGGGAGCTTTGCGGGAGAAGGAGGATCAATGGGGGATATACACCCGGGCCATGGCCCGAATTTTAGGGGGTGTACAGGAATGA
- the mtaB gene encoding tRNA (N(6)-L-threonylcarbamoyladenosine(37)-C(2))-methylthiotransferase MtaB yields the protein MRIAFYTLGCKVNQYETQALEQLVTQRGHTLVPFDGEADAYVINTCSVTAVSDKKSRQVIRRARKTAPDAILAVCGCYSQTHPDDMDKLEVDLVAGTGDRTGFVDLLEQTWQKHQSITVLDDPFQRRTFENLPAGGLEGRTRAMLKIEDGCVNFCSYCIIPYARGRIRSLPLADCAAQAKSLVEAGYQEIVLTGIEISSWGQDLEGKPSLIDAVEAICQAVPSHIRVRLGSLEPRTITEDFCRRCAALENLCPHFHLSMQSGCDTVLARMNRKYDSSRYYESVRFLHEVYDRPAITTDLIVGFPGETEDEFQQTLDFIQKCGFAAMHIFPYSRRPGTPAAKMPGQVPNAIKEDRAHRAAEIAQNMEYAYLDSFVGQTVPVLFEEERDGVWLGHTTRYCQVGVTSTESLHNQLRQVRLTGREGSQLTGELV from the coding sequence ATGAGAATTGCCTTTTACACCTTAGGGTGCAAAGTAAATCAGTACGAGACTCAGGCTCTGGAGCAGCTGGTCACTCAGCGCGGCCACACCCTGGTCCCCTTTGACGGAGAGGCCGACGCCTATGTCATCAACACCTGCTCGGTGACGGCGGTAAGTGATAAAAAGTCCCGGCAGGTAATCCGCCGGGCCAGAAAGACCGCCCCTGACGCCATTTTGGCGGTGTGCGGCTGTTACTCCCAGACCCACCCCGACGATATGGACAAGCTGGAGGTGGACCTGGTTGCCGGTACCGGCGACCGCACCGGCTTTGTGGATCTGCTGGAGCAGACCTGGCAGAAGCACCAGAGCATCACCGTTCTGGACGACCCCTTCCAGCGCCGCACCTTTGAGAACCTGCCCGCCGGAGGGCTGGAGGGCCGCACCCGGGCCATGCTGAAAATCGAGGACGGCTGCGTCAACTTCTGCTCCTACTGCATCATCCCCTATGCCCGTGGCCGCATCCGCTCCCTGCCCCTGGCCGACTGTGCCGCACAGGCCAAATCGCTGGTGGAGGCAGGCTATCAGGAAATCGTCCTCACCGGCATTGAGATCTCCTCCTGGGGACAGGATCTGGAGGGAAAGCCCTCCCTCATTGACGCAGTGGAAGCCATCTGTCAGGCGGTCCCCTCCCACATCCGTGTGCGCCTTGGCTCTCTGGAGCCCCGGACCATTACCGAGGACTTCTGCCGCCGCTGCGCCGCGCTGGAGAACCTGTGTCCCCACTTCCATCTTTCCATGCAGTCGGGCTGTGACACGGTGCTTGCCCGGATGAACCGGAAGTATGACTCGTCCCGGTATTATGAGAGCGTGCGATTCCTCCACGAAGTCTATGACCGCCCGGCCATTACCACCGACCTTATCGTAGGCTTCCCCGGCGAGACGGAGGATGAATTCCAGCAGACCCTGGACTTCATCCAGAAGTGCGGCTTTGCCGCCATGCACATCTTCCCCTACTCCCGCCGGCCCGGCACCCCGGCCGCCAAGATGCCCGGCCAGGTGCCCAATGCCATCAAGGAGGACCGTGCCCACCGGGCAGCTGAGATCGCCCAGAACATGGAATACGCCTATCTGGACTCCTTTGTGGGCCAAACCGTTCCGGTGCTCTTTGAAGAGGAGCGGGACGGCGTGTGGCTGGGTCACACCACCCGCTACTGTCAGGTAGGGGTAACCAGCACGGAATCCCTTCACAACCAGCTGCGCCAGGTACGCCTTACCGGACGGGAGGGCAGCCAGCTCACCGGAGAACTGGTATAA
- a CDS encoding AAA family ATPase produces the protein MRGTLTPAQAHKQYDEAVSAYRKWIPDPTLRMEFGRQADDYFRTCALGVWQADNAAQITPRHVEFYNAIYSGTNSSPSALYWEVATGVAGYDLFQPPAFFQSLRDYDRRKGTTLSRRFVDQFTLILLLFAAVDDVVSEPEAGFVNACADALLALCTKDGLSGDRPPLKADEFITKPQPAAPQPTAQEAPKEEPAQEEEPQPSLEELLEELDSLCGLDQVKKDVKSLINLVKVRKLRQEAGLPVPPMSLHLVFLGNPGTGKTTVARLLAKIYRSMGVLPKGQLVEVDRSGLVAGFVGQTAIKTQEVIQKAIGGVLFIDEAYALVNQDSPNDFGHEAIEVLLKNMEDHRKDLIVIVAGYSELMEKFIHANPGLESRFNKYFYFADYDGGQLFSILESMCKKNGYTLSPEGAAWAKEDLERLYQERDENFGNARDVRNLFEKAVSRQSDRVAKLDAPTREQLMELLPEDLKESEDETT, from the coding sequence GTGAGAGGCACCCTGACCCCCGCCCAGGCCCACAAGCAGTATGACGAGGCGGTAAGCGCATACCGAAAATGGATTCCCGATCCCACTCTGCGCATGGAATTTGGGCGGCAGGCGGATGACTACTTCCGCACCTGCGCCCTGGGCGTTTGGCAGGCGGATAACGCCGCCCAAATCACCCCCCGGCATGTGGAGTTTTACAACGCCATCTACTCCGGCACCAATTCCTCTCCCTCTGCCCTGTACTGGGAGGTGGCCACCGGCGTGGCGGGCTATGACCTCTTTCAGCCCCCCGCCTTCTTCCAGTCCCTGCGGGACTACGACCGGAGGAAAGGCACCACCCTCTCCCGCCGCTTTGTGGACCAGTTCACCCTGATTTTGCTGCTGTTTGCCGCGGTGGACGATGTGGTCAGCGAGCCGGAGGCCGGTTTTGTCAACGCCTGCGCCGACGCCCTGCTGGCTCTGTGTACAAAGGACGGCCTGTCCGGCGATCGTCCGCCCTTGAAGGCCGATGAGTTTATCACCAAACCTCAGCCCGCCGCTCCTCAGCCTACCGCCCAGGAGGCGCCAAAGGAGGAACCCGCCCAGGAGGAAGAGCCTCAGCCCTCCCTGGAAGAACTGCTGGAGGAGCTGGACAGCCTGTGCGGTCTGGACCAGGTGAAAAAGGACGTGAAGAGCCTCATTAACCTGGTAAAGGTGCGCAAGCTGCGCCAGGAGGCCGGGCTCCCTGTGCCTCCCATGTCTCTCCATCTGGTCTTTCTGGGCAACCCCGGCACTGGTAAGACCACAGTGGCCCGGCTGCTGGCCAAGATCTACCGCAGCATGGGAGTGCTGCCCAAGGGACAGCTGGTGGAGGTGGACCGCTCCGGCCTGGTGGCTGGCTTTGTAGGCCAGACCGCCATCAAAACCCAGGAGGTCATTCAAAAGGCCATCGGCGGCGTGCTCTTTATTGACGAGGCCTATGCCCTGGTCAACCAGGACAGCCCCAACGACTTTGGCCACGAGGCCATTGAGGTGCTGCTGAAAAACATGGAGGATCACCGCAAGGACCTCATCGTCATTGTGGCAGGTTACTCTGAATTGATGGAAAAATTTATCCACGCCAACCCCGGACTGGAATCCCGTTTCAACAAATACTTCTATTTTGCCGATTACGACGGCGGCCAGCTCTTCTCCATTCTGGAGTCCATGTGCAAAAAGAACGGCTACACCCTCTCTCCGGAGGGAGCAGCCTGGGCCAAGGAGGATCTGGAGCGGCTTTACCAGGAGCGGGACGAGAACTTCGGAAACGCCCGGGACGTGCGCAACCTGTTTGAAAAGGCGGTCTCCCGCCAATCCGACCGGGTAGCCAAATTGGATGCCCCCACCCGGGAGCAGTTGATGGAGCTGCTTCCCGAAGATCTGAAAGAGAGCGAAGACGAAACAACATGA
- a CDS encoding putative ABC transporter permease, which translates to MEYFWYFVLYSALGFLLEVGYAWCTGGRRDRKRTLVLPLCPVYGLGALVVLALPEEILTHPLLLMVLGGTAATGVEYITAVFYEKVLGVSFWDYRELRWNLHGRVCLSFALAWSALLPAAVYWVHPAVSGWVEAVPVPVTAAAVLAVGMDLLISALLLRRTGKRECLQWYRRESRKAFLDTSG; encoded by the coding sequence ATGGAGTATTTCTGGTATTTTGTGTTATATAGCGCGCTGGGATTCCTGTTGGAAGTGGGGTATGCGTGGTGTACTGGAGGCCGCCGGGACCGGAAGCGTACCTTGGTGTTGCCTTTGTGCCCGGTGTACGGACTGGGGGCGCTGGTGGTGTTGGCATTGCCCGAAGAGATTTTGACGCATCCGCTGCTGCTGATGGTGCTGGGCGGGACAGCGGCTACAGGTGTGGAGTATATCACCGCAGTTTTCTATGAAAAAGTGTTGGGCGTCTCCTTTTGGGATTACCGGGAGCTGCGCTGGAATCTGCACGGACGGGTGTGTTTGTCCTTCGCGCTGGCCTGGTCCGCCCTGCTGCCAGCGGCGGTTTACTGGGTGCATCCGGCTGTCTCGGGCTGGGTGGAGGCCGTTCCGGTCCCTGTGACGGCGGCGGCGGTGCTGGCGGTGGGAATGGATCTGTTGATATCCGCTCTGCTGCTGCGCCGTACGGGAAAACGGGAATGCCTGCAATGGTACCGGAGAGAAAGCCGCAAGGCCTTCCTTGACACCTCTGGATAA